Within the Miscanthus floridulus cultivar M001 chromosome 2, ASM1932011v1, whole genome shotgun sequence genome, the region AGTTTATTTTTATGAAACTATATTCAGGAACAAAAATACTCATACCGTTTTCCGATATCTGTACCTAATATTAAAGGAAAGGTGGATTCTTCCATCCGTCCTATTTTACTTCATACAAGCATATTCATATTTGTTAGTCTTAATAAAAGGTAATATGCAACCAAAGTTTGAAATGGTTGGCCTAAAAAACTCCAAATGGTCACTTATTTGTGACTGTAGGGAGTAGGACTGCTATTGTGTACCTTGGAAAGATGTTTTGGTGGTACAGTTATATTTTCCCATGGAAGTGGTTCATAAGACAGGTTTTTGCTTATGCATGGAGAGAGTTCAAGCACACTTTTTTTTCCTACATTGCAGTCACTACAGTGTTAGGACTCGAAGAAGGAAAGGATTGCATAATTGTTGGAACTTTATATAAGCACATGAAGTTGAAGCCTTCCATTCTTGATGAATATGCCAAAGAGGTAAAATGACCTGAAAGTTAGTTTTATGTGCCTACAAGTATAGTGGTTGTCCCTGATAACAAGTGAAGTATCTGCATCAACCTTTCCCCCTTTTTTGCCAGAGGTCTGCAATTCCTCTTGTCAAACCGCATAATTTCATGCATCCTGATGATCATCTCATTCTGGAAGATGAAAGTGGAAGGGTTACACTTGCAGGAGCCATACCTCCAGCAGCATTTGTGACTGGTAAGTCTGTCACTTCCACAAACTAAAAATAATGCAATCAGACTTCTTTCTCTATTGATGTATAATTTCTGTTTTTACTCAATAGACAATCTTGATGCCTCTGCCCCCATAATTTTTTCCCCTGAAAATCATGCTCAATCATCAATCATTTTCAGGGGTTGTAGTGGCTCTCCATGGGAAGGAAACAAGTGCTGGCAACTTTCTTGTTGAAGATGTTCTTGAGGCTGGTCTTCCTCCCCAAACTGCATTGTCTAGCGCAGGTAATATTCTCCATATTGCCATGTGTTCATATTTCAACATTTTCTCCCAAATTTTTAACGATGATCGAATTGCTCTGAAACTGCATTTACTTTGGTTACAGTAGAAGACAAGTATGTGGTATTCGTATCTGGGCTAAGTGTAGGAAGTGACACATTCAATCCTCTACAATTCCAACTTCTTATTGACCATGTCACAGGGCATCTGGGTGATGAGAATGTATGCTAGTTGTCTTTGTAAAGTGTAAACTATTGTACTAAATATATTCTAATATGGATAATCTTTGTTCGAAATCACTCAGGAGCAATCCATAGCATCAAATATAGTACGTGTTGTGGTCGCTGGGAATTCAGTGCATATTTCACCAAGGTTTGTCAACGGTCAGGTAATGGCATTCAGTTTCACATGTTTTCTGTGGTACATATCGTGTTGCTTCAGTATGTCATACTAACGATTAGTTTTAATATGTCAGACGGTAGCATCAAAAGATCAATCCAGGATAGCAGAGCCtatcaaggaattggatataatGCTTAACCAGGTTAAAAATATTGCTTTTTCTTCCATCAAATTTAGTCATCGCAATGGTTCTGCTCTGACATCGACCTTTATGTAATCCATGCTATCTTCAGCTTGTGGCATCGTTGCCTGTAGATATGATGCCGGGGTGTCATGATCCGGCAAATTTTTCTTTGCCTCAGCAGGTGGGCTATTGACGTGGATACATACTTTTGATTTGTACTAGCAGCACTCAAGTGTGCATTTTGTGCATGCATGGCTAACTCACTTATTGTTTAACTGCAGCCTCTGCACAGATGCCTTTTCTCTGTGGCATCCACCTACAACACTTTTTCGTCATGTTCAAATCCCCATCAATTCGAGCTTGACAGTGTCCAGTGAGTGCCAAGCTCTCATTTGACTAACCTCAATATTTAAGCAGCTTGGAGGTTTTGAGACAAAAAAGTTCTCTATGTAGGTTTCTTGGAACATCTGGCCAGAACATAGATGACCTGTACAAGTACTCTGATGCTAAAGACAAGCTGGAATTCATGGAAAGAACACTGAGATGGCGCCATCTTGCTCCTACTGCTCCAAATAGCCTAGGTAACTTGTTTCCAGCTCAAATTGGCATACCAACTGCTCCAAAATAGTTAGATAACTATTATCATAACCCATTTATTTGTATGTGAATCCGTACATGATTTGGTGATTGGTTTTTTTTGGTAATTGTATAATCCAAAGCTAGAAAACACTTATTTGGTAATTCTATTCAGGCTGTTATCCATACACAGACAAGGATCCTTTCCTTGTTGAAAGTTGCCCGCACGTCTACTTTGTTGGGAATCAAGATAAATATGAAACTCGACTGTTGGAAGGTAGTACTTCATGTAAAGCTTCATAATATTGCTTGAACATCCAACTTACCCTCCTTGTTATCCAGGGCCAGAAAAACAGAAAGTGAGGCTAATCTCCATCCCAAGGTTCTCTGAGAGTGGAGTTGCTGTAATGGTATGTTCTTATATGATTGAGTACCAGTAGATCCACTTTTATTATCTTGGTAATCAGAGACAGAGAAGAGAAGAATTCTTGATTCAGGCATTTGTTACTTTTACGATAACGACATAATAAAAATTCAAAGCTAAAAAACATGTCCCACTTTATTCTACAGAACTTTAGACACTAGACAGTGtacacttgctttatttgatATTTTCCTCAGCACTGATTCTTGTTGGATATAATAAGATCAGTTGGTAACAAAAATATCTCTTTATGCTAATGCAGCTCAATCTGAGGAACTTGGAATCCAGCACGTTGAGTTTCTCTACAAGCTTTGATGCCTGAATATGCTCTGATGTTTGGAAGTGCAAAAGGCTTCATGAACCCATAGGGGGTTCATGGAATGGAAGGATGTATTTGTATTAGAACAGCCAGAACAGTTCTTTATTAGATGTATGATGATGACCTTAGGTTTTGCCAATTAGATCTGTTGGAATGCAGTTGTTGTAACCACAACTGAAACTGAGGCTGGACCGTGTGTAGCGTGTAACAATCAAATTGGTGCGCATGCCTCGTTTTACAATCACAATCAGCTAACACGTTTGTCAGATGTGCTTTTGTAATCATTTCTGTGCGTCTGTAATGGATACGCGGGCCAAATATTTGTAGTAAAAACATCAACATAAGTATGTTCACCAGGTGGTAGCTGATTGAGCGATCAAACAATGCATAGCTTTAAGGGTGTGTCGAGTTTGGGAAGCTTAGCACCAAACATCTTAATTACTGCAAAAATCATGATAACTCTTTTGTACCAAATGGACATAATTACCAATTATCAAGTGCAGTACGTGAAATAAAATGAAATATTTGGCAGATCGAAATTTGACATCAACACCATGTTCCTAAAAACAGCACTGTAGTATCTCCTGAACTGAAGCAGGGGGGACGGGGGAAATCAGATCACTCAGGTACCGCACATCTTTCAGTGGCGACCACAGTCCACAGCAAACTGACAAAAACAACCGCAGCAACAGATCTCCTGTCTCCTCCATTCCTCCGCCTCTTCGCCATGGCCAGTGCTCTCCTGTCTCCTCCATTCCTCCGCCTCTTCGCCATGGCCGccatctccgaccacctcaccgcCAATCTTCCGTCTCTCCCGGCTCTCCGGCCCTGTCCTCGCCGGCTTCAGCCGAGCACCTTCGCAGCATCCGTGGCCCCGCACCGAACCCCCGGCGTTGCCCTCCGTGGCTGCAGGTGCGCTCCCTTCCCTACCTAACCTACCGCACGCCACAGTTTCGTTGCCATTCGCTGGAAGAATTTCTCGCCTTGATTGATTTTAGCTGTTGCAGTCTGCCCTGTTAACCCGATTGCATGATATTCAGTTACCTGGGGACGCAGTTTTCCAGAAAGGCACTAGAAAACAAAACGGGGGCGATTTATAGGTGGTGTTGGCGCTGCTGAAACAGTCTGAAATAACGGATTAGATATGCATATGCTCACCCCTTTTGCAAATTTGCTGTTTATGTGATCCCTTTCTTAAGAAAACTGCACTGATATGTTAGTGCTAGGATAGAGTGTTTCTGACACTCACTTTACAAAGGTTTACTATATATGGCTGGGAACTGCTTAGATTATACAGAATGGACAGTTCCATACTTCGTGTTGAATTGATGTCAAACAGGAGACATAGCTGGTGTTTAGCTTCTCAAATGCTTCAAGTTTAGATCCCATTGATTGGTCGTAAATGAGCTGAATTTTGATGGGATTTAGTTTCAGTCTGAACTTTAGCTCGTCTACAGTACCCTCACTCAAACAGGGGTGTTGATTTGTGACTTTGCAAATATTATTCACATACTAGGAAAGAAGCATCTTTGTAATTATGATTTGACATTCTCTTTGTTTTTGTGAGTGATGCATGCAGTTTTATGGTTTGTAAAACATCACTATGAGCCTTCAACATTCTAGCAAGGAACTATCTCATTTGATATTGTGAGCTAAGTATGCAGTTTCACTGACACATTCTCTTGTCCCTGCTAGTATGACAGTAGTACGAGAGTTTGGTACATTTTGATAGGAATCAAGGGCATTACATGTCCATTTTCATGTGCATCGACACCGCATATATGCATCTTTGTGTTAACTATTTGTTTCATGATAGGGAAGCTGATTGAGCCATTATGATCATATAAGTTTTATATGTATGGAAATGATCATGGAACTTATTCGCTGCAACTTGCATGTTCATATTCAGTAATGGCAAGGAACACCTATTGCATTCTCTTAGGTATCACTGTTGCTATTTTACACTGCAGGCGTTGCAATCCTTTCGTAAGAAGATTTCATGGGTTTCAGAATGCAATAAGCGTTGGGAAGGAGCACAACAAGCAAGCCCTATTTGCTTCAGGCAGAGATTCTCCTAGCTCCGGTGATGATGGCTCGAGTTCTCCAGATGGCCCGCCTGTCCTGACTATTGTGGCAGGTGTCATTGTGTTCCTTCTTGTACTCTGGGTTACTGGGTCGATCGTTACCTGGATTGTGGGTCTGGTCTTTGGCGCAGCGAAATCTTAGAAGGTGGATTGTAGGCTAGTCATCAGTTGTATATACTTTATCCGTGCTACCGTTCGGTGCTTAAGCCTTGAATAACTGCATTTGCTGCTATTTTCTTACGGAAAGTCACGGATAATTGCAATTGTGTTTCGTGCTGTTATTACAATTGAGATGAGACTGCTTAGAAAACCTCATACTAGTTGTTGAATATTGGAGCCTGTACAAATGCAAGCGCATCCCGGCCAATTCATTTTTGTTTTCCTGTGTTGCAGAACAACGATGTTTTGCATGCCCTTTTTCTCGCTAGCAGTGTACAAGCACACAATCTGTTTTCGCGTGATTTGTGATTAGAGTACATATGGTTTGAACTCGTCATGATGCCAATGCATCACTTTACTGTGGGCTGGTATCGCTTTTAGCTTTATCTATAGTACTTAGTACAGCTATAACTGCATTTCGTACATGTCTGGTCCGAGGTGGCTCTGTTTGCCATTTGTTTGTAGTCTGAGCCTTCTCCCCAAGACCCCAATTCCCTCTGGAGACaaccggcctgttcgctggttagtttctgagctggtttgggttggctggtgctggtttattgtgagaggaaaacatttttggctggctggtttgggctggctgaaaccaacaagcgaacagggcgaagaATGTACACCTGTACAAAGTTTGCTGCTGTAAGATCGTTTCTCCACTTCGCTGCACGAATGGGCGCCAAACAGGAGGCAGTCAACCAAGCTAGCACTCTGCATTGTCTGCAACGTCCCGTTCCTATACAGCTGCCACCCCTGGATGACACGGAAGGCGGTAGCAGAAACCTTCCGTTGAGCTCTGGAGTGGAAGAATAGAGAGAATCTGGTACAGTGCAAACTCCTGGAGTGAGCTTGCTGTCAGCTGTCCCCGTGAGGCCAATAGGTCATGACGAGACCAACGAGTTCCATGGCACTGCTCACCATCAGGCCACCATCCATTCGTGCCATCGCTGTCGTGCGTCGTCACGACTCACGAGCGGGCGTGATCGTGATCGCTCCTAACGGCCTGAACATCAAGTGCTGGCTGTTGATTTCCGGCCGTTTTAGTCACGGGACAAATAAAAACTAGCCCGCCCATCCGGCAGCCCGTCAGTCTGGCCAGCAGGCAGCAGCGCCAGCGCATAGTGGGCGGTGGACCAGCGCGCTGCCGATGCAGACCTCACCTCACCTCACCCGCGTCCGGCAACGTCGCGCGGGCGCGGCACGTGAGATCCACACCCCACACCGCACCCGCGCTCCCTAACGGCTATATTCCACCCGTCCCCCACCAAAACCCCCGCGTTTAAATCCGCAGCGATCTCCCGCCGCTCTCCTCCCCGCATCCCACCCCCACCACTCGACCCGGCCCTTCCCTCCGCGCTCGCCGGCCGACGCACTGCTTGCTCTCATCTCCATCCAGCACCTGTCTCCTGCCACTGCCAGCCATCGATGGCGACGCCACCGCAGAAGcagcaggcgccgccgccgcagcagcaggtgTCGGTGCAGCACGTGGGCAGGGCGTCCTCGGACGAGCTCCTCCGCAAGTTCGCGGACCCGGACGCGCGCCGCCCCGCCGCCACCCCGCCGCGCCGCAGCCTCGCGCTGCGCCGCAAGCGCTCGTCCCGCCGCGTGGCGTCGGGGCTCTCGGCGCGGGActccgacgcggcggcggcggccgcgggctTCACGGGGGTGGAGCTGGCGGCGCCCAAGCGGCGGCGGAGCATCGGTGGGTCCGCCGACTGGAGGGCCGGCCTGCTCCTTCCGACCTCCACGCCCGCCGCCTCCGCAAGGAAGGCCCAGGCACGCCGCGTGCGCGCCGACGACGCCGCGGGCATCGGCCTCCTCCTCGCCGCGCTGGAGCGGGTGTGTGTTTCAGATTTCTCCTTTCTCTGTTTTTTCCTCTTTGCATTGGGCATTGGCTGATTCTGGATTGCTTTGCCGTGCGTTCGCAGACGTGGAGGAAGACGGTGGCGGGGGCGTCGAAGATGTTCGTGGAGAGGCACCGGACCAACCACGTCCTGCTCATCAGCGACATGGTCTGAGCACACAGACCCGGCCACGCATGCAAGCCGGCTGGCACTTCCTCTCTCGTCGAGCTCTCTGCTTGGATTGATTGCCGAAAAGTTTAATTCGTTGGATTGACCATTCGTTTAAGAATTATATTAGGTAGCAGAATAAATTGGCAGAGAACAATGTGGGCTCAACTTTGCTAGCTTTGTGCAGTGCTGGTTCCTCATTCCCTGCCACTTGCCAGTGTGATTTTCCTTGTGTTAGTTTCTGATTTTTTTTCTGTGATGACGAGTCATCGTGTCTGTGACCACGTTGTAAATTGAAGTTTGCAAACTATGTTACCAGTGTTGTGTTGTGCTAAGAAATGGATCTACACACCTCTTACATACACCATTCAGTGTACTGTTTAATATTTTACTTCTCTTATTATTGAGAATAGTGTGCACCACCCTGGTCAGTC harbors:
- the LOC136540721 gene encoding DNA polymerase delta small subunit-like isoform X1, coding for MPVPKPMERKQAAYSNLDERYAIQGEKYQGQQYSHIYFTRLHHMRNLLHALVPSWKPLLPVTTVLGLEEGKDCIIVGTLYKHMKLKPSILDEYAKERSAIPLVKPHNFMHPDDHLILEDESGRVTLAGAIPPAAFVTGVVVALHGKETSAGNFLVEDVLEAGLPPQTALSSAVEDKYVVFVSGLSVGSDTFNPLQFQLLIDHVTGHLGDENEQSIASNIVRVVVAGNSVHISPRFVNGQTVASKDQSRIAEPIKELDIMLNQLVASLPVDMMPGCHDPANFSLPQQPLHRCLFSVASTYNTFSSCSNPHQFELDSVQFLGTSGQNIDDLYKYSDAKDKLEFMERTLRWRHLAPTAPNSLGCYPYTDKDPFLVESCPHVYFVGNQDKYETRLLEGPEKQKVRLISIPRFSESGVAVMLNLRNLESSTLSFSTSFDA
- the LOC136540721 gene encoding DNA polymerase delta small subunit-like isoform X2, whose translation is MPVPKPMERKQAAYSNLDERYAIQGEKYQGQQYSHIYFTRLHHMRNLLHALVPSWKPLLPVTTVLGLEEGKDCIIVGTLYKHMKLKPSILDEYAKERSAIPLVKPHNFMHPDDHLILEDESGRVTLAGAIPPAAFVTGVVVALHGKETSAGNFLVEDVLEAGLPPQTALSSAEDKYVVFVSGLSVGSDTFNPLQFQLLIDHVTGHLGDENEQSIASNIVRVVVAGNSVHISPRFVNGQTVASKDQSRIAEPIKELDIMLNQLVASLPVDMMPGCHDPANFSLPQQPLHRCLFSVASTYNTFSSCSNPHQFELDSVQFLGTSGQNIDDLYKYSDAKDKLEFMERTLRWRHLAPTAPNSLGCYPYTDKDPFLVESCPHVYFVGNQDKYETRLLEGPEKQKVRLISIPRFSESGVAVMLNLRNLESSTLSFSTSFDA
- the LOC136540722 gene encoding uncharacterized protein produces the protein MATPPQKQQAPPPQQQVSVQHVGRASSDELLRKFADPDARRPAATPPRRSLALRRKRSSRRVASGLSARDSDAAAAAAGFTGVELAAPKRRRSIGGSADWRAGLLLPTSTPAASARKAQARRVRADDAAGIGLLLAALERTWRKTVAGASKMFVERHRTNHVLLISDMV